In one window of Astyanax mexicanus isolate ESR-SI-001 chromosome 18, AstMex3_surface, whole genome shotgun sequence DNA:
- the slc5a2 gene encoding sodium/glucose cotransporter 2, translating to MNFTKEKVTINNPADITVILGYFVIVIGVGIWSMFRTNRGTVGGYFLAGRTMVWWPVGASLFASNIGSGHFVGLAGTGAASGIAVGGFEWNALFIVLLLGWLFVPVYLTAGVITMPQYLKKRFGGTRISLYLSVISLFLYIFTKISVDMFSGAVFIQQALGWNIYIAVIALLTITALYTVTGGLAALMYTDTVQTFIIIAGAFVLMGFSFREVGGYSTLLEKYSSALPSPSLRLSPSPHLYNISSACYTPRQDAFNLLRDPVTGDLPWPGVVFGIAIVGGWYWCTDQVIVQRCLAARSLTHVKAGCIMCGYLKLLPMFLMVFPGMISRVLYPDEVGCVAPSVCKEVCGTEVGCSNIAYPKLVVSVMPNGLRGLMLAVMLAALMSSLASIFNSSSTLFTMDIWTRIRPQARDRELMIVGRVWVLCIVAISICWIPVVQAAQSGQLFDYIQSVTSYLAPPIAAVFFLAIFVKRVNEPGAFWGLMGGLLMGLCRMGPEFYFGSGSCLFPSNCPKLICGVHYLYFAVLLFFCTGILVLLVSYWTPPINDRHLHRLVFSLRHSKEDRVDLDWEEVERGRKARREVEEKNKATRNEENETNKDKSAILRLIGWFCGLSGSQAPEPTEEEVAEASKQLPDISEEPVWKHFVNANALVMMAVAVYFWGFYA from the exons ATGAATTTTACAAAGGAGAAAGTGACCATCAACAACCCAGCGGACATCACTGTGATCCTCGGATACTTCGTGATCGTCATCGGTGTGGGAATCTGG TCCATGTTCAGGACTAACCGTGGGACGGTGGGCGGATACTTCCTGGCAGGACGGACCATGGTGTGGTGGCCT GTTGGCGCGTCTCTGTTTGCGAGTAATATCGGCAGTGGGCATTTCGTGGGGCTGGCGGGTACAGGGGCTGCCAGTGGAATAGCTGTAGGAGGATTTGAATGGAAT GCTTTATTCATAGTGCTGCTGCTGGGGTGGCTGTTCGTTCCAGTCTATTTAACTGCTGGG GTGATCACAATGCCACAGTACCTGAAGAAGAGATTCGGTGGGACCAGGATCAGTTTGTACCTGTCCGTCATCTCGCTCTTCCTCTACATCTTCACCAAAATCTCT GTGGATATGTTCTCTGGAGCAGTGTTCATACAGCAGGCACTGGGGTGGAATATCTACATCGCAGTGATTGCTCTGCTCACAATAACAGCACTTTATACTGTTACag GTGGGCTGGCCGCTCTAATGTACACCGACACTGTTCAGACCTTCATCATCATTGCTGGAGCCTTCGTACTCATGGGCTTCT CTTTCAGGGAGGTGGGCGGGTACAGCACCCTGCTGGAGAAGTACAGCTCCGCCCTGCCGTCTCCGTCTCTCAGACTGTCCCCAAGCCCACACCTCTACAACATCTCCTCAGCCTGCTACACCCCTCGCCAGGATGCCTTCAACCTGCTCAGGGACCCCGTAACCGGGGACCTGCCGTGGCCCGGCGTGGTGTTTGGCATTGCCATCGTAGGAGGCTGGTACTGGTGCACTGACCAG GTGATTGTGCAGCGCTGCCTGGCTGCCCGCAGTCTGACCCACGTGAAGGCTGGGTGTATCATGTGTGGGTACCTGAAGCTCCTCCCCATGTTCCTCATGGTGTTCCCAGGCATGATCAGCAGGGTACTGTATCCGG atgaGGTGGGGTGTGTGGCGCCATCTGTGTGTAAAGAAGTGTGTGGCACAGAAGTGGGCTGCTCTAACATCGCTTACCCCAAACTGGTAGTGTCGGTCATGCCCAACG GTCTGAGAGGGTTAATGCTAGCCGTGATGCTAGCAGCCCTTATGAGCTCCTTAGCCTCCATCTTCAACAGCAGCAGCACCCTCTTCACCATGGACATCTGGACCAGGATCCGGCCTCAGGCCAGGGACAGGGAGCTCATGATAGTCGGCAG GGTGTGGGTGCTCTGTATTGTTGCAATCAGCATCTGCTGGATCCCTGTGGTCCAGGCTGCTCAGAGCGGTCAGCTGTTCGACTACATCCAATCAGTAACCAGTTACCTGGCTCCACCGATAGCGGCGGTCTTCTTTCTGGCTATATTTGTGAAGAGAGTGAATGAGCCG GGGGCTTTCTGGGGGCTGATGGGGGGGCTGCTGATGGGTCTGTGTCGTATGGGACCAGAGTTCTACTTCGGATCCGGCAGCTGCCTCTTTCCTTCCAACTGCCCTAAACTCATCTGTGGGGTTCATTACCTGTACTTCGCTGTTCTGCTCTTCTTCTGTACTGGCATACTGGTCCTGCTGGTGAGCTACTGGACCCCGCCCATCAATGACCGACAT CTCCACCGCCTGGTCTTCAGTCTGCGCCACTCTAAAGAGGACCGGGTTGACCTGGACTGGGAGGAAGTGGAGCGAGGGAGGAAGGCTCGCAGAGAAGTGGAGGAAAAAAATAAGGCCACAAGAAACGAAGAGAATG AAACAAATAAGGATAAATCTGCTATTCTCcgtctgattggctggttttGCGGATTAAGTGGATCTCAAGCTCCTGAACCCACCGAAGAGGAAGTCGCAGAAGCATCAAAGCAGTTACCAGACATCAGTGAAGAACCCGTTTGGAAGCACTTTGTAAATGCTAATGCGCTGGTAATGATGGCTGTGGCTGTCTATTTCTGGGGCTTTTATGCTTAA
- the fbxo46 gene encoding F-box only protein 46: MNRDTFSHIRLWCPRPFGTYSQNKPYSNGTIGGGTTSTLCKADAAGCTTIEADGVCEEHNEDVDTENTPPAPPSTLLVPPPPAPPSPSSQMEDGRVLLDTWYVIKPGNTKEKIAFFVAHQCSGAGIPRPSAMKVKGNWGTDCTKAKRRRRCSSYDPPARAQNVTSELPSEPSPTEDGIGVSETDLLSVAEMVALVEQRTAMALQGIVSQGQTTSTNTSHQQHTVLQNSVSDPSPVVFLSETTPSAPASKNDFEQQQQEPRRVAQAVAHFESQQQNIDSTILRPQIHGAGKERDCSVDTGGSGQSHGRGEVRIAFRVSSLDPRSQSEPVGRSRCMFMSCGAGGGQAGARAKEKITCDLYQLVSPSSRDPGAILTGSPKSDSLGEDITERPPSTTPDPNQDHCSGEKKAVARERVTGFHVEVVVTGAVDQCVFYGKDSTENVQEETVCFAMPSGAKPTDASEDPPPGQLFFLQTPSSAEEEIGTGVSGGMCSLDCANNNGPVGSAVERPDSPIGSVEDCADKSLCRLYRHVSHDFLEIRFQIQRLLEPRQYMLMLPEHIMVNIFSYLPTRSLAALKCTCHDFKALIETYGVRATDSRWNQDPLYRDDPCKQCKRQYERGDVSLCRWHPKPYHHDLPYGRSYWMCCRRTDKDTPGCRVGLHDNNWVLPCDMVQARAKRDDGR; the protein is encoded by the coding sequence ATGAACCGTGACACCTTTTCCCACATTCGACTGTGGTGCCCACGTCCATTCGGCACCTACTCTCAGAATAAGCCATACAGCAATGGCACGATCGGCGGAGGGACGACGTCCACCCTCTGTAAGGCCGATGCCGCCGGCTGCACCACCATAGAGGCGGACGGAGTATGTGAGGAGCACAATGAGGATGTAGACACTGAGAACACCCCGCCTGCACCACCCTCCACCCTTCTGGTTCCTCCGCCTCCTGCACCGCCCTCCCCTTCATCACAAATGGAAGATGGGAGGGTGTTGCTGGACACATGGTATGTGATCAAACCAGGAAACACCAAGGAGAAAATTGCCTTCTTTGTGGCTCACCAGTGCAGTGGTGCAGGTATTCCGAGGCCTAGTGCCATGAAGGTGAAGGGAAATTGGGGCACTGACTGTACCAAGGCGAAACGTCGCCGCAGATGCTCCTCTTATGACCCCCCTGCGAGAGCACAGAATGTTACCTCTGAATTGCCTTCAGAGCCCAGCCCCACGGAGGACGGAATCGGTGTGAGCGAGACCGACCTGCTCTCTGTTGCTGAGATGGTGGCCCTTGTTGAACAGCGCACCGCAATGGCCCTGCAAGGCATCGTGTCTCAAGGACAGACGACTTCCACAAACACCAGCCACCAGCAGCATACAGTCCTCCAGAATTCGGTTTCAGATCCCTCACCTGTTGTGTTCCTTTCAGAAACCACTCCATCTGCACCAGCCTCAAAAAATGACtttgaacagcagcagcaggagcccaGACGAGTTGCTCAAGCTGTTGCACACTTTGAGTCTCAGCAGCAGAACATCGACAGTACGATACTGCGGCCTCAGATCCACGGCGCCGGGAAAGAACGGGACTGTTCTGTTGACACCGGCGGCAGCGGCCAAAGCCATGGTCGAGGTGAAGTCAGGATCGCGTTTCGGGTGTCTAGTCTGGATCCTCGCTCCCAGTCTGAGCCCGTTGGTCGTTCCAGATGCATGTTTATGAGCTGCGGGGCTGGAGGAGGGCAGGCTGGAGCGAGGGCCAAAGAAAAGATCACGTGTGACCTCTATCAACTGGTTAGCCCTTCATCTCGAGACCCAGGTGCCATCCTGACTGGCTCACCAAAGTCCGATTCCTTAGGAGAAGACATCACCGAGCGGCCTCCCTCCACAACCCCCGACCCTAACCAGGATCACTGCTCTGGAGAAAAGAAAGCCGTGGCCCGAGAGCGAGTGACCGGATTCCATGTCGAAGTTGTGGTCACCGGTGCTGTGGACCAGTGTGTCTTCTACGGTAAGGACAGCACAGAGAATGTCCAGGAAGAGACTGTATGCTTTGCGATGCCTAGTGGGGCGAAACCAACTGATGCTTCGGAAGACCCCCCACCCGGCCAGCTGTTCTTCTTACAGACCCCGAGTAGTGCTGAAGAGGAAATCGGTACCGGGGTCTCTGGTGGAATGTGCTCTTTGGATTGTGCAAATAACAACGGGCCAGTGGGAAGTGCGGTGGAGAGGCCGGACAGCCCGATCGGCAGTGTGGAAGATTGTGCGGATAAATCACTCTGCCGCCTCTACCGTCACGTCTCTCACGATTTCTTGGAGATACGTTTCCAGATCCAGCGGCTCCTGGAGCCACGGCAGTACATGCTCATGCTTCCGGAGCACATCATGGTCAACATCTTCAGCTACTTGCCCACCCGTTCTCTAGCAGCCCTTAAGTGCACCTGCCACGACTTCAAGGCCCTGATCGAGACCTACGGTGTACGTGCCACAGATTCCCGCTGGAACCAGGACCCACTGTACCGCGATGACCCCTGCAAGCAGTGCAAGCGGCAGTATGAGCGGGGGGACGTTTCGCTCTGCCGCTGGCACCCCAAACCTTACCACCACGACCTGCCTTACGGACGCTCGTATTGGATGTGCTGCCGGCGCACAGACAAAGACACGCCCGGCTGTAGAGTAGGACTGCACGACAACAACTGGGTACTGCCGTGCGACATGGTTCAGGCCCGCGCCAAAAGAGACGATGGGAGGTAA